The Plasmodium berghei ANKA genome assembly, chromosome: 8 genome has a segment encoding these proteins:
- a CDS encoding proteasome activator 28 subunit beta, putative, which yields MESLISKIDKIDPSNPKIKEEYNKFKCDITKQTIESLKERIPERIIFFNNLVNVNSEPGAILNVKDLDSTSYKYKIEQFEENARKKAKVNNSNSKENKSDKNNNDTNIKNFPNNENSKIIINDQLVYTHYAPSHKQIYDELEKIKSYASELIEMIGNIKLWIQLNVPRIEDGNNFGVGIQEEAIQELARVEESAFNLYDAIVKYYMERAKIFTKVIKYPNVLDYQEAIREIDEKEWIHIKITIIDMRNNYIMLYDLLCKNWEKVVKPKNEDAHNRMTF from the coding sequence ATGGAGAGCCTTATAAgtaaaattgataaaatagATCCATCAAATCCTAAGATAAAGgaagaatataataagtTTAAATGTGACATAACGAAACAGACTATAGAATCTCTAAAAGAAAGAATACCAGaaagaataatattttttaataatttagtAAATGTAAATTCTGAACCTGGAGCAATATTAAATGTAAAAGATTTAGATAGTACatcttataaatataaaatagaaCAATTCGAAGAAAATGCAAGAAAAAAAGCTAAAgtaaataattcaaatagtaaagaaaataaatcggataaaaataacaatgatacaaatataaaaaatttcccaaataatgaaaatagtaaaattattataaatgatCAATTAGTATATACTCATTATGCACCATCtcataaacaaatatatgatgaattagaaaaaataaaatcatatGCATCTGAACTTATTGAAATGAtaggaaatataaaactatGGATACAATTAAATGTACCCAGAATTGAAGACGGTAATAATTTTGGTGTTGGAATACAAGAAGAAGCTATTCAAGAATTAGCACGGGTTGAAGAAAGtgcatttaatttatatgatgctattgttaaatattatatggaaagggcaaaaatatttactaaAGTTATAAAATATCCAAATGTTTTGGATTATCAAGAAGCTATTAGAGAAATTGATGAAAAAGAATGGATTCACATTAAAATTACAATTATAGATATGAGAAATAACTATATTATGCTTTATGACTTGTTATGTAAAAATTGGGAAAAAGTAGTTAAACCCAAAAATGAAGATGCTCATAATAGGATGACTTTTTAA
- a CDS encoding ribosomal protein L35, apicoplast, putative, whose product MKFWFYNIIFLVFMLKFSKCLAWFNDKNKSRLCLTTLYKNNILIKKKKIFFFNISPHSSLQLKKYEFVHKNMHVNSKNMLNKNNLLKNISFLNFKKCTYKNWDTNFFVLFVRGCTNVKPKTNKSIAKRFKITKNGKLIRKKCGGSHMLRKRTSSNRTALRKKTVIASNKIVKKYKSVIFK is encoded by the coding sequence atgaagtTTTGGttttacaatattatatttttagtttttATGTTAAAATTTTCGAAATGCTTGGCATGGTTTAACGACAAAAATAAGTCCAGGCTATGTTTAACTACGTTGTAtaagaataatatattaataaaaaaaaaaaaaatttttttttttaatatttcccCACATTCAAGTctacaattaaaaaaatatgaatttgTACATAAAAACATGCATGTAAATTCCAAGAATATgctaaacaaaaataatcttttaaaaaatatatcctttttaaattttaaaaaatgtacatACAAAAATTGGGATACAAATTTTTTCGTATTATTCGTTCGTGGATGCACTAATGTAAAACccaaaacaaataaatcgATTGCAAAAAGGtttaaaataacaaaaaatggaaaattaataagaaaaaaatgtggtGGAAGTCATATGCTTAGAAAAAGAACTTCATCAAATAGAACAGCCcttagaaaaaaaacagttATAGCTTCGAATAAAATAGtcaaaaaatacaaaagtGTAATTTTTAAGTAA